The DNA region AAAAATAATTTTTTAAGTTAAATACACATATACTACACGGAAATTTGTTAGAATAAATTAAAAAAAATAGGAAATAAAGTGAATAAAATTAGTTCAAAGATTGTTTTTCTCTCTTTTTTAATTTCATTAATTGCAACATTTGGGAGTTTGTTTTTTAGTGAAGTTATGCAATTTATACCATGCACTATGTGTTGGTATCAAAGAATATTTATGTATCCTTTGGTTATTATTTTTCTTATGGGATTATTGTATCCTGATGAAAAAACTTTTAAATATTCAATTGTTTTAGTAATTATTGGTTGGTTTTTTTCTGTTTATCATAATTTATTAATGTTTAAAATAATACCAGAAGATATAGTTCCGTGTGTTCAAGGTGTTCCTTGTAGTACAGAATATATTAATTGGTTTGGTTTTATTACTATTCCATTTTT from Malaciobacter molluscorum LMG 25693 includes:
- a CDS encoding disulfide oxidoreductase: MNKISSKIVFLSFLISLIATFGSLFFSEVMQFIPCTMCWYQRIFMYPLVIIFLMGLLYPDEKTFKYSIVLVIIGWFFSVYHNLLMFKIIPEDIVPCVQGVPCSTEYINWFGFITIPFLSFVSFSLILILLFLGKKGFLKDEE